From the genome of Saccharomyces eubayanus strain FM1318 chromosome X, whole genome shotgun sequence, one region includes:
- the AIM22 gene encoding putative lipoate--protein ligase, with protein MSIILRNLGLSPHYMGQRSLVCCTTLFHTFTKLEKDTDDKYHDINSMYQNMFTPMYNHSPMTQRESEGAIKANTSLEDDINDFNKDMHDLYNIGFSKETLSASQLKDIVKAKGRFVLQSLSTNPYYNLALENYMFTNTPKTKKGFDSCRLLFYINNKCAVIGKNQNLWQEVDLAQLKSKNFELLRRFSGGGTVLHDLGNVNYSFLTSRDKFDTKFFNKKVIGWLNSSDPELKLELNDRGDIVQNGFKVSGSAYKIAGGKAYHHATMLLNANLEQFSGLLEPSFPSNMEWESSGVQSVKSKIKNVGTISPGQFIGLVSERFQKSFKVDKNIPIYACDESTTINDEIKDAMKSLQSDNWKYFSGPKFSIKLKDKNLKIQVVKGMVYECNRKKLIGLEFNDFLENIDSYT; from the coding sequence ATGTCTATAATACTCAGGAATTTGGGGTTATCTCCTCACTACATGGGACAGCGTAGTCTTGTGTGCTGCACTACTCTATTCCACACATTTACGAAATTGGAGAAAGATACAGATGATAAATATCATGATATAAATTCAATGTACCAAAATATGTTTACACCAATGTACAACCATAGTCCAATGACCCAAAGAGAATCAGAAGGTGCAATAAAGGCTAATACCTCTCTAGAAGACGACATCAATGATTTTAATAAGGATATGCATGATCTTTACAACATAGGCTTCAGCAAAGAGACTCTATCTGCTTCGCAATTGAAGGACATTGTTAAAGCAAAAGGAAGATTTGTTTTACAAAGTTTATCCACTAACCCTTATTACAATTTGGCGTTGGAAAATTATATGTTTACAAATACACCAAAGACCAAAAAAGGTTTTGATAGCTGCAGGCTGTTATTTTATATCAATAACAAATGCGCAGTCATCGGtaaaaaccaaaatcttTGGCAAGAAGTCGACCTTGCTCAATTAAAGAGCAAAAACTTTGAACTTCTGAGGAGATTTTCTGGAGGTGGCACGGTACTCCATGATTTGGGTAATGTtaattattcatttttgacATCAAGAGATAAATTTGATACaaagtttttcaacaagaaAGTAATTGGGTGGTTGAATTCATCCGATCCCGAACTGAAATTAGAGCTAAACGATAGAGGAGACATTGTTCAGAACGGGTTTAAAGTTAGTGGCAGCGCGTATAAAATTGCTGGAGGTAAAGCATATCACCATGCAACAATGTTGTTAAACGCTAATTTAGAGCAGTTCAGTGGTTTGTTAGAACCCTCATTTCCCAGTAATATGGAATGGGAATCAAGTGGCGTCCAAAGTGTCAAgtccaaaataaaaaacgtCGGTACAATCAGTCCTGGCCAATTTATTGGACTAGTGTCTGAACGCTTTCAAAAAAGCTTCAAAGTTGACAAAAATATACCTATTTACGCCTGTGACGAATCTACAACTataaatgatgaaataaaagatGCAATGAAAAGTTTACAAAGCGATAATTGGAAATACTTTTCGGGAcccaaattttcaataaagttgaaagataaaaatttgaaaatacAAGTCGTTAAAGGTATGGTTTATGAATGTaacaggaaaaaattaatcGGCTTGGAGTTTAACGActtcttggaaaatattgataGCTATACATAG